The region CCAGATAGATTTTGCATAACTCGGGCAGCACTTTCGCCGCAATGTTCGTATTCACCAGCAGGGTCTCCATCGCGTTGCACACGCCGTAGCGGTGAGTCTTGGCGTTGTCGGCGATGCGGATGGCTTTGCCGATATCCGCTTCGTCATCGATGTAGACGTGGCACACCCCGTGCAGGTGCTTGATCACCGGGATGCGCGCCTCGTTCGATATACGTTCGATCAATTCCTTGCCGCCGCGCGGCACGATCACATCCACATAAGCGGTCAGGGTGATGAGTTCGCCCACGGCAGCGCGGTCGGTCGTATTGACGACCTGCACTGCGGTCTCCGGCAAACCGGCGGCTTTCAGGCCGGCGTGCACGCAGGCGGCGATGGCCTGGTTGGAATGGAGTGCCTCGGAGCCGCCGCGCAGGATGCAGGCGTTGCCGGATTTCAGGCACAGTCCTGCGGCATCCGCCGTCACATTCGGACGTGATTCGTAAATGATGCCGATGACACCGAGCGGCACGCGCATCTTGCCGACCTGGATGCCGGACGGGCGGAATTTCATGTCGCTGATTTCGCCGATGGGATCGGCCAGTTGTGCGATTTGCTGCAGGCCTTCGGCCATGCCTTTGATCGTTTTTTCGGTGAGGGTGAGGCGGTCTACCGAAGCGGCATCCAGGCCGTTGGTTTTGGCTGCCGCGACGTCTTTGCTGTTGGCGGCGATGAGTGCAGCGCTGCTGTGCAGAATGGCATCGGCGATGGCAAGCAGCGCACGGTTTTTTGTGTTGGTATCAGCCTGAGCCATCAGGCGCGACGCGGCGCGCGCCTGCTTGCCGACGGACTGCATGTATTGCTTGACGTCTTCCATGAAGGCTTCCAAATGTTGCACTGTGCCCTGCATTTTAGCATTCCGCTTGCGATAGAATGCAGACTCTATAAAAAGAGAACCACAGCATGTCCGACATCCTCAACAAGATTCTCGCGGTCAAGAACCAGGAAATTGCCGCCGCATTGTTTGCCAAGCCCCTGCCTGTGATGCGTGCGGAAGCCGAACAGGCAGCGCCTGCACGGGACTTTGCAGGCGCCATTCGCGGCAAGATCGCTGCCGGACAGTCGGCGATCATTGCCGAGATCAAGAAAGCCAGTCCCAGCAAAGGGGTTATTCGGGCTGATTTTCGTCCGGCCGAGATCGCCGCCAGTTACGAGCGGCATGGCGCAGCCTGTTTGTCGGTGCTCACCGATGAGCAGTTCTTTCAGGGCAGTGCGGCGTACCTGAAGCAAGCGCGCGAGGCTTGCAGCCTGCCGGTATTGCGCAAGGATTTCATCGTGAGCGAATACCAGGTCTACCAATCGCGTGCGATGGGGGCGGATGCCATCCTGCTGATCGCTTCGGCACTGACGCTGAACCAGATGAAGTCGCTCGAGAAGCTGGCGCACAAGCTGGGCATGGATGTGCTGGTGGAAGTGCATGACGGCAAGGAGCTGGAAGTCGCGCTGCAGCTCTCGACGCACCTGATCGGCATCAACAATCGCAACCTGCGCACCTTTGAGGTCAGCCTGCAAACCACGCTCGATCTGCTGTCGCGTGTCTACGCATCCGAAAAAGGGCACGATTGCATCGTTGTCACCGAAAGCGGCATCTTCACGGCTGACGACGTCAGGCTGATGCGCAATCACCAGGTCAATACCTTCCTGGTCGGCGAGGCGTTCATGCGCGCGCCCGAGCCGGGAGCGGAATTGGCCAGGGTTTTCGGGAATGTATGACCCTGGTCGTCGGTATTTAAATCAAAAGGTGACACCTTGAGCGCTATTCATCCTTCAGAAATTTCATTCATTACCCGGCACGCGCCGTTCGATCACATGGAGCTCCCCCATGTTTTATGGATGCTGCAGCGCATGCGGCTGGGATATTACCCCGAAGGCGAGGTGATCGTGTCGCCGGAGCAAGGGCCGGTGGACCGGTTCCTGGTCATCAAACAAGGCATGGTGCACGGCGAGCAGAGCGTGGCGCACGCTTCCGAGGCAGATACCTGGCTGGAGTTGTCGGAAGGGGAATGCTTTCCGTTGGGCGCGTTGCTGGCCAACCGCCGTGTCGCGAGTGTTTATCGGGCGGGCAACGATGTCTTCTGCTACGAACTGTCCGCGACCGACTTTCGGGAACTGATCGGCTTGAGTGCCGCGTTCCGCGATTTCTGCACGCGGCGCATCGCCAATCTGCTGGAACACTCCAAGCAGGTCATCCAGGCTCAATACAGCAATTCGAGCGTCGAGCAACAATCGCTTGCCAGCCCCTTGTCGACGATTATCCGGCGCACGCCGATAACATGCCCGCCGGATATGACGGTGCGGCAGGTGCTGAAGATCATGCATGAACAGCAAGTCGGTTCCATGATCGCGGTGGATGAGGATGGGCGTCCGCTGGGCATCCTGACCTTGCCCGACGTGCTTGAGCGCATTGCTTTGCCGCAGATCGATCTGGATCAACCGGTGATCAATGTGATGTCGACATATCTGGAGACACTGACGCCGCAAGCACTGGCGCATGAAGCAGCGCTGACCATGGCCAAGCACGGCTTCCGCCATGTGCTGGTGGTCGAGAATGAAAAGCTGGTCGGACTGGTGTCGGAAAAGGACCTGTTCGCCTTGCAGCGAGTCGGTCTGCGCCAGATCGGTTCTGCCATACGCCATGCCGATTCGATCGAAGTGTTGCAACAGGGAGCAATGGACATTCGCAATATGGCGCGCAACATGATGGCGCAGGGAGTTGCGGCCGAACAGTTGACCCAGTTCATTTCCACTTTCAATGACCTGCTTACGGTTCGGGTTGTCGAGCTCGAGTTTGCAGCCAGCGATCTTGCGGGCACGCCGCTGCTTAACGGAGTGTGCTGGATGGCTTTGGGTTCAGAAGGCCGTTTCGAGCAGACCTTGAATACCGATCAGGACAACGCGATCATTTTCGACACGCCGCAAGGCATGACCGCGGATCAGGCTCGGGAAAAACTTTTGCCTGTTGCGAAGCGCATCAACGAAAAACTCGCAATGTGCGGATTCCCGTTATGCAAGGGTGAAATCATGGCAAGCAATCCCCAATGGTGCCTGTCGCTGGAAGAGTGGAAGCAGACTTTCTCGGGCTGGATTCGGGGCGGGACGCCGGAATCACTGTTGTATGCAACCATCTTCTTCGATTTTCGCGCGCTCCACGGGGCACAGCATCTGGCCGAAGACTTGCGTTTGTGGCTGGCACGGGTCGCCAGCGACAATAGCCGTTTCCTGTACATGATGGCCGAGAATGCCCTGCGCAACCGTCCGCCGCTGGGCGTGATACGGGATTTTGTCCTGAACGATTCGGACCGGATCGATCTCAAGCTCAACGGCATCACCCCGTTCGTGGATGCGGCGCGCATCTTCAGTCTGGCGACCGGGGTGACGCACACAAACACCGTCCAGCGTTTGCGCCTGAGTGCGGCGAAGATGAACCTGCCAACGTCTGAAATCGAAGCATGGATCGATGCGCTGCTGTTCATACAGGTGCTGCGCCTGCGCCACCACGATGAATCGAGCGCAAAGGGCCTGAGTGAGGACGCACTGGACAACCTGATTGATCCGGCATCATTGAACGAGCTGGATCGCCGCATTCTCAAGGAGGCATTCCGTCAGGCGCGCAAAGCGCAGGCCAAATTGAGGCTGGATTACCAACTTTGAAAAAATTGCTGCAACGCTGGTTCGCTCCCGCGCCGAATCTGACTCCGCAGCAAAGGGCACGTCTGAATGCGTGGCGTGCACTACCCGCGGGCGAGAGGAAGAGCGCGTTCGACCATTCGCGGTATGTAGTGGTCGATGTCGAAACGACGGGCTTGAACCTGATTACCGACACGCTGATCTCCATCGGTGCAGTGGCAATGGTCAATGGCCGTATTGTGCTCGAAGACAGCTTTTCGGTCGTGCTGCAACAGCAGGAGAGCAGCGGCAAGGAAAACATACTGGTGCATGGCATTTCCAGTACTGCGCAACGCGAAGGCGACGATCCTGTGGAGGCCTTGCTGGCCTTTCTCGAATATCTGGGCAAATCCCGACTGGTCGCTTTTCACGTTGCTTTCGACGAAACCATGATCCGGCGTGCCATGCGCCAATACCTGGGATTGTCATTCAAGCATGCCTGGCTGGATCTGGCCTATGTGATGCCTGCCCTGAATCGTTCGCTGATGGGCACTCATCGTGTGCTGGATGACTGGATCGGGCGTTTCAACATCCGCATCGAGGCCAGGCATAACGCATTGGCGGATGCACTGGCTACCGCGCAACTGTTCCAGATCGCCATTGCACAAGCACACAAGAGAAACATTAATGACTTCGAGGGCTTGTATGACCTCGAGAGGACACACCACTGGCTGCGTGATGTAAGCTAACCGTAAGATTCCTGACGTAACCTTGTGTTCGGTAGCACGAATGGGTCGGGAGACTAATCCTTGAAACGACTGTTTCGCAGTGGCAACAATGCGGAATCCGCCGCTTCAAGCCGGGCACACGGTATTCAACTGTAAAGTACAATTTTTTTGCACCGTCAACTTTTCAAGACCATCGATGAGTCGTCACCTGTTGTTGAGCTATTTTCATTTCTGTAAATAAATAACTGAGG is a window of Sideroxydans sp. CL21 DNA encoding:
- a CDS encoding glutamate-5-semialdehyde dehydrogenase, which codes for MEDVKQYMQSVGKQARAASRLMAQADTNTKNRALLAIADAILHSSAALIAANSKDVAAAKTNGLDAASVDRLTLTEKTIKGMAEGLQQIAQLADPIGEISDMKFRPSGIQVGKMRVPLGVIGIIYESRPNVTADAAGLCLKSGNACILRGGSEALHSNQAIAACVHAGLKAAGLPETAVQVVNTTDRAAVGELITLTAYVDVIVPRGGKELIERISNEARIPVIKHLHGVCHVYIDDEADIGKAIRIADNAKTHRYGVCNAMETLLVNTNIAAKVLPELCKIYLDKGVELRGDDASRKLVSQMKVATEEDWHTEYLAPILSIRVVADLDAAIAHIDTYGSQHTDSIVTENYTKAMRFLREVDSSSVMVNASTRFADGFEYGLGAEIGISTDKIHARGPVGLEGLTSQKYIVLGNGQIRV
- the trpC gene encoding indole-3-glycerol phosphate synthase TrpC; this translates as MSDILNKILAVKNQEIAAALFAKPLPVMRAEAEQAAPARDFAGAIRGKIAAGQSAIIAEIKKASPSKGVIRADFRPAEIAASYERHGAACLSVLTDEQFFQGSAAYLKQAREACSLPVLRKDFIVSEYQVYQSRAMGADAILLIASALTLNQMKSLEKLAHKLGMDVLVEVHDGKELEVALQLSTHLIGINNRNLRTFEVSLQTTLDLLSRVYASEKGHDCIVVTESGIFTADDVRLMRNHQVNTFLVGEAFMRAPEPGAELARVFGNV
- a CDS encoding DUF294 nucleotidyltransferase-like domain-containing protein, with product MSAIHPSEISFITRHAPFDHMELPHVLWMLQRMRLGYYPEGEVIVSPEQGPVDRFLVIKQGMVHGEQSVAHASEADTWLELSEGECFPLGALLANRRVASVYRAGNDVFCYELSATDFRELIGLSAAFRDFCTRRIANLLEHSKQVIQAQYSNSSVEQQSLASPLSTIIRRTPITCPPDMTVRQVLKIMHEQQVGSMIAVDEDGRPLGILTLPDVLERIALPQIDLDQPVINVMSTYLETLTPQALAHEAALTMAKHGFRHVLVVENEKLVGLVSEKDLFALQRVGLRQIGSAIRHADSIEVLQQGAMDIRNMARNMMAQGVAAEQLTQFISTFNDLLTVRVVELEFAASDLAGTPLLNGVCWMALGSEGRFEQTLNTDQDNAIIFDTPQGMTADQAREKLLPVAKRINEKLAMCGFPLCKGEIMASNPQWCLSLEEWKQTFSGWIRGGTPESLLYATIFFDFRALHGAQHLAEDLRLWLARVASDNSRFLYMMAENALRNRPPLGVIRDFVLNDSDRIDLKLNGITPFVDAARIFSLATGVTHTNTVQRLRLSAAKMNLPTSEIEAWIDALLFIQVLRLRHHDESSAKGLSEDALDNLIDPASLNELDRRILKEAFRQARKAQAKLRLDYQL
- a CDS encoding 3'-5' exonuclease codes for the protein MKKLLQRWFAPAPNLTPQQRARLNAWRALPAGERKSAFDHSRYVVVDVETTGLNLITDTLISIGAVAMVNGRIVLEDSFSVVLQQQESSGKENILVHGISSTAQREGDDPVEALLAFLEYLGKSRLVAFHVAFDETMIRRAMRQYLGLSFKHAWLDLAYVMPALNRSLMGTHRVLDDWIGRFNIRIEARHNALADALATAQLFQIAIAQAHKRNINDFEGLYDLERTHHWLRDVS